Within Wyeomyia smithii strain HCP4-BCI-WySm-NY-G18 chromosome 2, ASM2978416v1, whole genome shotgun sequence, the genomic segment CAAGGGTGGCAtagcgcatttcgtttcgaccacatttgacattgctgatttcgattcgagctcggaacgagtagatggcgtattattgcagttgatcttcgagcaaaactggcattacgtaatggtttgatcaagcattttttagctcgaaagtgataaaaaatggtcgataggtTGAAGACGTTCGTTtgtacctaagtttgttgacaaaaacataaataatttcacTAAACATCGGTGGAGCGGAAAAACATTAATTTTGTAGGATCCACTAGCGAGTAGATTCAAAGTAGGGGCTAACTTTAACGGAGCAAGAATTGTACTAGTGCAGTTTGGAGGGAAATATTGTACTCAAAACAGGTTATCTTGAAAAGTTGAAgaaaccatgaaaaaaaaatttgttttgcatCAGAAAATAACTAACATTGTTTCATTTTAATGTAAGCCTAATACTAATATCTTACTTGTTTACGTCTTTGTATATTCCCATAACCATTATCGTCACTGGAAGAATCGTAGAAAAACATTCAaagattaatattttattttaaggaCACATCTTATTATAAACGTGAAAAATACCAAtctctaggggcaagacactattgatttatggcggaatatttccaatattagatattacaaagtatttatcgttgcattattaggcgtcggtgtgatgtcaatgtcggataaacgataaatatcaaaatttaacAGCCGATATCgtataatattaccgaaatatttttcatgaaaataaagttgttgCTCGAAACAAACTGCAATAAAATTGGGGTGTcgaaaataatactcaatacCAAGTCCACCTTGAAACGAGTTTGATTTCTCTCGATTCGAGTCACTCGaagcgaaatgcgcaatgtcaccccaggcctcaaactcctgttTTTAATCAATATCGACCATTTCaatgatgaaaacgaaaactttgattgtccagctgtcttacgaatataagaaataccgttaatcacaaagaaatctgtgaacaaagatcatttgaaacaaatcgacctatattgcagccattcaggagccacttcgggtgctgcaaaaaaaaaaacgcctgcaaaacagatggaaactgcttgaaataggttcggggtgattggaatattgtccctcgattggtaactttaattgattattgttaacgtttgctaacttagttatacaatttgaaaaaaaatcctgagagagaaaacgataaacaacagattgatatactactgtttgaatttcacccaacacatttcgagtatttcgtctgaatacacaggcggttcctaaagctgcttagttCCCTACtctactttcgaaaaaaaaatcaatagcacTTTTCTGGGGAATCTGTTTTGTCGAAAAACCATttcatttcgatttttttacaacgtatattttttggaaggacaaaatcatTATCTTCAACTTCGCCGAATACcagagaaaacaaacaaaaaatgtttttatcatTAATAGACACTAAGAAAATAATCTCGCACAAAATCCGGGGCACCGGAAAAGTTAACCATGCAAAATTCCAGTTCAATCGGAATTCGGGAGCATGTGCCTTaaagcataaaacgtcgagatctggtgtaatCCAAGAAAATCGGAAAACTCGACATTCAATTTTTGAGctgagaaacttttttttcacaacatttatttgacacggcacaatacaaattaatgttttacggagtcATTTTAAAGCTGAGAAACTTCCCCATCACGAAAATTCCTAAGCACTTTTTATAACCCTCCCTTATCGAATTCATTCAGCGAAGTATTACATTGCGTGAGGCTAGCATCTAAGACGAGCAACAACAAGACACACAGCTCTTGCATGTGATTGAAAACCAGGTCGAAACGCCCTCAACGCGTCCAAGAAACATCAACTGTGTCTGTGTGCGTGTTATCGGTTTGGCACGTTTGACATGACATTTctgtagttgttattgtcaaGCTCGTATCTGATAGTTTATGCACATTACGCACATATTGACCATTAATGTTTCTGGGAGTCGTTCGGGGGCGCCACATTACTGGAAGTTCGCAAGGTATATGAGAAGATCTGACACTTGTGTATCTTATCTCGTCTTTGctaccatgcaaaattgcgtgtACGAATGTTCCCTCGAGCACTTTAGTTAGGTTATACTAAATTTATTAGCGTCAAAGCAAAGTATTTTTAATCAAAGATCAAAGAACATCTGAATATATCCTATTGACCTAAAACTTGAACAAATAATGGCTATTATCAAGATAAAGATTTTAAATACCTATTAAAgaagtaaattattttaaacacACTGAGTTAAATACagatttgtttgaatttttaatatacatatatattgaCTGACATGTTTGTAATTCATTATTTTggaaacaaacacaattttaatTAGTTGATTGCTTTGATATTAATTCAGCTGTTCTTCATTCCCGGTGGGTGGACTCATACGTTGATCTTTCTGCCAAGAGCCTGTAGAAGAGAAATATTCATTAAAACTGAGCCCAAAACTAATATAGTCGAAAATGAAAACATGACACTGGTGGAGCTATGCATCAATTTATTTTAGTTAGTTATTGTCATCATCACCACACAACTTAATAATGCAACATAATTACACTGAAAAAAGTggattccaaaagctcaaaccggaaaaaatgaaaattataacTATTCAACTactcctatgaattttggtgcccttagTCATTACCAGAACGCGTCAATTAACGCCAGAGTGTAGCATAGAAATTACTCGCTGGGCTCGTCGCTTtgacgttatgtttacgaggaagctcatttaagtctctgaaaaaaacggtaatggctagagacaccaaaattcacaggaatggttgaaaagttataatttttcacattttttctagtttaagcttttggagtgcacctgtgtagACCAGTGTTTGCAACACGCCGTTATTCACAAGAGTGCGTACAAAGCAGTACATACGCAAATAATTGGAAAAAGTgacataaagaaaaaaaaccagCATACCCCACATCAAAACTGTTTGTCTTCTTGGTTCAAAATGCTGTGCGGTAGAAGATTCTTCTTTCAAAGCCGGGGGTTGTTGGTCATTGTTGTTTCTATTCCTCCCAGCAATAAGGTTTTTCGTGTTATTCTCTGCAGTAGAACCATTTATCGAAAGGTTTTTATGCTTCATTGGACTTAATAGATCTGCGGTGTTTGGAGATGCTCTTATTGGAGACGGCGTTTGCTTCGATTCAGGAGTATTCGACAACGGAGGTGATCTTTTAGTACTTTTGTTGATTTCGTTTCTATCATAGTCAACACGGATGTCCCTTTCGGTATCAATGTTGCTTGGTGTACATTTCCCATTATTTATCCACCGTTCTTCCTTATTGACATTATAACTTTCGTAAGGAACAAAACCGTTCGATGTAATATAAGGCGTCGATGCAGTTGAGTATTCCGAATAATATCCGCTGACACCTTGCAGTCTACTGTATTGGTGAAATAAATTATCTGACACAGAGTAGAAATTCGATGAATGAGCTGGAGGGGTCATATACATGTTATCTGTTGATACATAAGCCGACGTGGGATACATTGGATTTAGGTTGGAATAAGCGGCAGCAACAGCCGCTGCGGGATCATTGATGTAATCCACCATATGAACAGGAGATGTGGCCTGCGTAGAATATAATTGTGTCATGAATAGTTTAGTAACGTACTAATTTTTAGTCACCTGGCCTCCAGAAGACTGTTGTGCTAGTTTTCTTTTCGAGCGACATGTTGACAAAAAATCGCGTAGTTGAGTTTTATAGCGTCGACTATAGCGTTGCTGAGAAGAAATTGGTAATGTGCTTGGGGATCCACTCGGGGTTGCAATCAATTGATCTGCATCAGTAAAGTAGGTCGATGTTAATCCGGTGTCTAAATAGCTAACCTAATAAAATATGAACTATTTTGAAGAGGTTGGTAATATAAACTTGAGTATATGACTTACCTTGAAGTCCATAGTTCTTTTTCCCAGTAAGTCACGCCCTTCTTCTTCCATTAACTGTCTATGTGTGCATATTACAAAGTCAggctttgaatttttataaactaATCTGGAACTTGTTTGTAGCCATTGCCATTCTCCACCCTTTTTTTGGTATCTATATGCTATCATTCCAGATGCACCTGTTTTCAACACTAAAAAAAGGTACATTCATAATTTCTTTGTGTTCGAAACATTACTTTCTACAATGGAAATAGCAATTAATTTCAGTGTTCGCTATAACTACATAAGTAACAAATATGACTGAATGTGATAGTAAGGattgaacaaaataaaatgaaaaaaatcggaaATGGATTGGATATGAGCCTTAACCTGTTTTCGAACCCATCATCCGGTAAGTCATTTCTGTCCGGaagcaaagcaaaaccttggtgctacattccgattcggaacttgaccttctttttattatacacagactttgcggtcaactgttaagtgtacaggacaattgctatGATCCTATTGACACTTAAAGTCTTTCCCGAGCTGatactcgaacatacgacgactggcttgttagaccagcaccGTATCTCGAAACCAACTGGGAGTCACTTAAATAAGGGAGTTAGTTTTGAACCGGACGGTATACAAAATGTCATTGGTCGCGAACTGAGCTTAGACAAAACTTCAACTATAGGGCCTGTTACGGACGACGATGCGAGCAGCTAGTTACTATCAGTTTTTGCTATTTTAAAAACAACTCGATTTATCAGCTGTAACCAACCAAGTTTAACTCGCGTTCATCACAGCTTGTCAGCAAATACGATCATAATCAATCTTCAGATGATTTTTACAAatataccagtttttatttttttttggaaagtcttcccTATGCGAAAGGAGTTTTTCTGGTAGTACGAGCACGGTCAATCAGACGGTTCCAGATGGTTTTAAACGTCACCGTTAATTCAAGTTCCGTTGTGATGACTATagatttgttcattatttgtttatttgtgtttgtttattttgtgagGAATGCATCTTTTTTTACGAGTCTCAGTACTCGGCGGTCATTCCTAGAACTAGTTTTCCTTCCCCCCCTCTTATTTCTGATATCTTCCAGTATTTCAGTGATTtttaacaatattttgtgaGCAGCCGAtggtttctgctatttttttgaaagtttcACCTTTATATTGTAGTTTTTGATCAGCCGTTTATCATCAGGGCTGAAATTTTTACCGCGACCCTTTAACgcagtggttttcaacctttttcaGTTCTTTCACCCCCTTCTGATAATTCACACGACCTTTCCCCCCTATCGGCACCATGAAAGAAAAGCTGTAGTGATTAAACAATTCAAGGCTcaacttttatttttaacagGTTTCAAGTTTATTTTAATTCGAAATAATACACAAAATAATGTCATGATACACAAAGATATTTAGATTTCAGCTTAGTGCGACATCTGAGCCTGAACATTTACGACCAACATCTTAATCCTTGGAGCTGTTTTTGACAAAGCACACCTCATGTCATCCTCGATGTCCAGTCTATTACGGTATTTTGTTTTCATCTGCAGCATTGCAGAAAATCCAGTTTCACACAAAAACGTCGACACGAATGGCAACAACACTCGTAACGCTCTTTCTGCGATATTGGGAAAAGGACCAGTCATCGTGGCCCAAAAATCGTACTGTGATGTTTCTTCAAATAACTCTttcaatttagaatcattttgcaGATCAATGAACTCGTCCTGAAATCGATCAGGAACTTTCGTCACTGCTATTCGGAAAGGGTTTCGGACTAAGTCCAAATCCTGTGCATTGatatcagggaaatttatttatttcgtcaagcaaatgtagactacagttataataatacaatgttttcttgtattctatacattatttccagtagttagtcgttttttgatttgatttctgcccatagtgatgtcgatattttcgcagtgatGGTTATAGtaacgcatcatgcgatttattgggtcattttttgagtagtcAGTTCTTAATTGAATTGATGATTGCAcccataaaaatttagttgcgataataattCAGAatattgcacgcgttgagaaataatgtcattgataaaataaagcattgaaagttcgcggcgttcattaagtgcttgtatgtctataagcatgcagcgtgcttcatatgatggtaagggaaatgctgtccaatttagcttacgaagcgcgtacaaaagaaattgtttctgGACAGATtcaatacgttctcaatgtgtgacaatatagggattctctacaatgctacaatattccagaattggtcggacg encodes:
- the LOC129720162 gene encoding aryl hydrocarbon receptor, producing MNIKHESVIKLALNGFVIILTCEGEVFFATHTIESYLGFHQSDIVHQSVYELVHSEDREELQRQLLWNTFLPADLSGIQLTEALVPEKSTLLERSFTVRFRCLLDNTSGFLRLDIRGRVKILHGQNRKAEDLPLALFAYCTPFGPPSLLEIPQKENMFKSKHKLDFSLVSMDQKGKLTLGYSDSELANMGGYDLVHFDDLAYVASAHQELLKTGASGMIAYRYQKKGGEWQWLQTSSRLVYKNSKPDFVICTHRQLMEEEGRDLLGKRTMDFKVSYLDTGLTSTYFTDADQLIATPSGSPSTLPISSQQRYSRRYKTQLRDFLSTCRSKRKLAQQSSGGQATSPVHMVDYINDPAAAVAAAYSNLNPMYPTSAYVSTDNMYMTPPAHSSNFYSVSDNLFHQYSRLQGVSGYYSEYSTASTPYITSNGFVPYESYNVNKEERWINNGKCTPSNIDTERDIRVDYDRNEINKSTKRSPPLSNTPESKQTPSPIRASPNTADLLSPMKHKNLSINGSTAENNTKNLIAGRNRNNNDQQPPALKEESSTAQHFEPRRQTVLMWGSWQKDQRMSPPTGNEEQLN